In Fundulus heteroclitus isolate FHET01 chromosome 8, MU-UCD_Fhet_4.1, whole genome shotgun sequence, a genomic segment contains:
- the fgf19 gene encoding fibroblast growth factor 19 translates to MLLLVFIVCIASELFTLRALCMPVMDQGPHIAHGWGEVVRLRHLYAAKSGLHLLISEDGQIHGSADQTPNSLLEIRPVGPGRVVFRGVATTRFLCIESGGRLYSSEAHIQEDCTFREQILADGYNVYTSDGHGALLSFGNNQQRLHGLDRGAPALARFLPRLNTLQQTVPTGLDIPDQIIPEQAEDTVDTVGSFGKLSQTIHSPSFQKR, encoded by the exons ATGCTGCTGCTTGTGTTCATTGTATGCATTGCCAGTGAACTTTTTACTTTGAGAGCACTTTGCATGCCAGTTATGGACCAGGGGCCCCATATCGCCCATGGCTGGGGTGAGGTGGTCCGGCTCCGGCATCTATATGCAGCCAAGTCAGGACTGCACCTACTGATCAGTGAGGATGGACAGATTCACGGTTCGGCAGATCAAACTCCTAACA GCTTGCTGGAGATCCGACCTGTTGGTCCAGGACGTGTTGTGTTCAGAGGAGTGGCAACTACACGGTTTCTCTGCATAGAGAGCGGCGGCAGACTGTACTCATCT GAAGCCCACATCCAGGAAGATTGCACCTTCAGAGAGCAGATCTTAGCAGACGGGTACAACGTTTACACGTCTGATGGGCACGGAGCCCTCCTCAGTTTTGGAAACAATCAGCAAAGACTCCATGGCTTAGACCGTGGTGCTCCAGCCCTGGCTCGGTTTCTGCCAAGGCTAAACACCCTGCAACAGACCGTCCCCACTGGACTGGATATTCCCGATCAGATCATTCCAGAACAAGCAGAAGACACTGTGGACACAGTAGGCTCATTTGGAAAGCTCTCCCAGACAATTCACAGTCCTAGCTTCCAGAAGAGATGA